The nucleotide sequence CGAAGCGCCACAGGTGCGGTGCGATCGACCGCGCGGACTGCCAGGGGTGCGCGATGTTCAGCGCGAGGTAGCCCTCGACCCGCTCGGGCGCTCGAAGCGCGACGAGGTGACCGACGTAGCCGCCCCAGTCGTGACCGACGAGCAGGAAGCGGTCCAGCCCCAGCGCGTCGGCGAGCGCCACCACGTCGGCGGCGACGTCCTCCTTGGCCCAGCGGTGCGGCGCCGGGCCCGACCAGCCGTAACCCGGAAGGTCGGGGGCGATCATGCGCAGCCCGGGCGGCGGATCGGCCAGCAGGTCGCGGTACACCCAGTGGTGCTGCGGCCAGCCGTGCAGGGCGATCACCGGGCGGCCGTCGGCGGGGCCGGACTCGGTGACGTGGAACCGGACGCCGCGGGCGTCGACGAAGGACCGCCGGACCCCGGGGATGGCGGGCGGCTGGGCGCTGTTCGACGTCGTGTCAATAGCCATGGGGGAACCATAGTTACCCGGCGAACGCGCCGACAAGGCCTGCCGCACCCGCTGCCCGCGCTACGGTGCCGACATGGCCGCGCCACGTGCATACCGGGAAGTGTTCGACGCCAGCATCACCGACCCGCACGCCTTCTGGGCCGAGGCCGCACGGGCCGTCACGTGGACCCGCGAACCCCGCACCGTCCTCGACGACG is from Mycolicibacterium grossiae and encodes:
- a CDS encoding alpha/beta fold hydrolase codes for the protein MAIDTTSNSAQPPAIPGVRRSFVDARGVRFHVTESGPADGRPVIALHGWPQHHWVYRDLLADPPPGLRMIAPDLPGYGWSGPAPHRWAKEDVAADVVALADALGLDRFLLVGHDWGGYVGHLVALRAPERVEGYLALNIAHPWQSARSIAPHLWRFALYQPFVASIGVPLQQRTPYLERVIFGVAARKLDRSVVRTYTERFRDPVVARSARDTYRTFLTKEMGAGRRDPESRRATVPIRVLFGRGDTAVHESLASPETANADDYTFEAVDAGHFIVDERPDLVRAKLIALAAETAP